The DNA window TTCGCAAACACCAACAATGTTGCACCAAGTAACCTCTGCAAGGGAGGAAAAGtataggtttttcttttttaaaataacattcagAATTGGATAGAATATTGGCGGCGGTACCTCCTCCAGCAGCAGCTTATGGAGCTCCTGTCTGCAGTCCTCCATGCGTTGTCGGTCTGCGCTATCCACCACCCACACCAGACCGTCTGTGCGCTCAAAGTAGTTCCTCCAGTAGGAGCGTAGCGACTTCTggcctcccacgtcccaaataTTCAACTTGTAGCTACAATGGGAACGGGACTAATGTTAGCGGAATGAAGGTAATGGGATTCAATTTTAGGTGCGGAGTCCGCCTTATGTCACTGGTGAGGTCGGGGGTCACTCATCCCATGGGGGATTTTAGCACGAGGATGGACATGCTTCTTTCCAACCCCAGAGACATAAATGGGGAGAGCCACACCTAAAATAAGTGAATAAGAAAccttttgggtaaaaaaaaaataaaaaatcatccagttttcaacctttgcggatgaCGACCATCTCCAGAACGCTTACTCTCTGTGCTCCAAGGTGATGATCCTGAAGCCCAGGGTCGGGGGGATGGTGCTGATGTCCTCGCCGTTCAGCCTCTTCACGACGGTCGTCTTCCCCGCATTGTCCAGACCTCTGCGCAAGCCAGGTcagggaaaacacacacacacacggctaaCAAGTGTCGGTTACATTCAGTACAACTCGTCACTTGTGGAAGGAACTCCGAACCACACGAGAAAACGTTAGCATTGTGCTCGCAGTGGTTATTTTGCGGGAGTAAAAGCAAATGTCATGCTAGGCTACGGCGCTCCACTCGAAACAGGATACAGAATCAGGAGTCTCATCTCCCGCTCTTTCTGCTTCATCTTCTTCAGGATAGTCAGCAAACCCATCGCGACGACGTTCTCCTATTCCGCCAATTTAGACTGAAAAGTCTTTCCTTTTTGTGTTCTGTAATACGTTTTAAGTGTCTCGCGTGTGGTGGACACGGAAGTAGTAGACGATAGACCCGCCAGTACGCGACGTCCTATTGGTCAAACTCGGCGTTTGGCGCACGGTCATTGGTCAAAGCCACCATCCGTATCACCATTGAGAAACGTGATTTTGGTGGTGCGTTCGCGTGTGGTGGGAATTTATTGAGCACTATTCAaagtctggggaaaaaaaggaaaaaaaacaacggaACCTGGAAGTTATTTGAACAGACCAACCATTTCTTTTTTatcacatttttcatatttcaacttCATTTTGCTGTCCTGAAATCAATCATACTCAAATAACTGCACGTATGGGGTTTCGAGTAAAGTTCGGATTTAGAAATATCTATATGTAATACGCTGGCTTGATGTTAGTTCGCGTGCTTGGCTTTATTTAAGAACGTAGCAATCTTTGAACACAACTTGTAAAGAGTGACGTTAACAACAATTATCTTTTCCGCAggtacattttgaaaagactTCAGACGATATCAGCACACGATTCTTTCTCGTCCTCCACGTGCCAGTCGTTCTTCTTTTTAAGTTTGGCTTTTGGCGTCCTCGTGTGGCGAAGGTTGGCGTTACAGACAAGAAACGTCACGGCCTGACGAAACAAGGGGGCGGTGCAACAGCCTATTCTTTGACTCCACTGGCTTTAATATAAAGAGAAACTGAAAGAGCATGTCTGCTACGTCATCTCGAGACAGCGACTGCACCTTCCCCCCAGTCCAAGTATGGAGCGTGGCATTGAGAAAAGCTGAAGGTTCGGTCCTGCGGTCCACCCTGATGGTACCACCGAGACGTCAGGGCTCCCCACTGGAGATGATATGTCCCCTCATTTCATGGACACCAGAAACGAGGCTACATCGGGCTCTGTAAGTTCTTCCTTCCTTCTCATAATTAGGACAAATAGGCTGcataattacaaataaacaacaacaaaaatacacatacacCAACGAATGAGATCCACGTGCAGGTGCATGTCAATAGCGTGGGAAACCAAAAGATGAAACTCCGAtggtatatttaaatatttcatgattacATTTTTCCTGTATTGAGGACACTTTTAGCCaaaccttattttttttttgaaataaacatttaaaacgacTTGAAAAGACATTTACATGTTAAATTGTAACTTTTAAAATGTACCTCCTGAAGTAAGTGAACTTTTCTATCTATTTGAATTTGGAGCTCAGAAGCGGACACACACTGAGGGTaaaatattcccatttttgtctCAAGGCGTTGACGGAAGCTGAATGAATAACTTTTGGTGTTGTCATGGCGTTCCAGCACAGAAAGTATCAGTATTGCGTACGCCCCCGCCATTGAATGTGCATGCTCTCGAAAAAGTTTTCACGGTCGTGTTTTCTTTTGACTGAGTACATTGTTTACTTGTAGCTATATTGTGACCCTCGCATCTTGGCGATTCATCCATTTTGCATGCCGTTTTTATGAGTTAACTGGGTTTGAATCGCACCCTCGCTGCGAATCAATCCGACAGTCAGTGACTGTGTAGCTACATAAAGTTGCAAAACTGTTGCAATGATGCGTCTTGCTCAGCGTGAACCGCCTGAGCCGGCCGGGTGGCCTCCCGCAAGGCCCGGAATTCAAAAGAGAGCTTCTTTTGCCTGAGCGGTTTTAACAGTAACTGTAACAGCGAACAGCAAAAATCCGCAAGTAATTGATGCCGACGTAATCCCacgagatggcggcaaagcactacttttgtctaaaatgaagCTCTTCAGCTCACTTGAACATATTCCTCGGCACCACTATGCTACGACATGGCagcaaaacacaatttttttcgaaagtgaaactcctcaactcacttcacttCGACCACCGCCGATATGGCGCaatatggcagcaaagcactacttttgtccaaatgaaactcctcaacaaTTCCAATTCGAACATGACGGAATAGTGCCATTGGTCTTTTCAAGCCAGTTGTCAAATTGCAACGGCAAGCTTAATTTCGGCGCTCTCGTCGGCAGGAGCGAAAGATCTCGGCGGGGTACATGCCGGCCGGCAAAAGACGACTGAAGAACCGAGACGCCGCCCGCAAGAGCCGTAAAAAACAAACGGAGCGGGCCGATGAACTCCACCAGGTTGTGCAAGGTCTTTttaatactgtgtgtgtgtgtgtgtgtgtgtgtgtgtgtgtgtgtgtgtgtgtgtgtgtgtgtgtgtgtgggtggggtgggTTGCTCATGATCACTTCTTGTAAATAATCTGCTTTAGGGGAAGGGAACGGCAGTTTAACAGCACCGCCTGTTGGCCATACTGTTGTCCGCAGAGAGGAAACAGGGCTTGGGTTGACTTCctgtgtgaaaagaaaatgtaaaggcTCCTGGCCCCTTGGCAGCGAGGGGGGACAGACTTTGAATGGCAACAAAACACGAAAGATGTTCAACATGCTCAGTCAAATTTTACCAGTTGGGTAATTTGACTcaaatgtttgacatttttgccTTGTGAAAGTCGCCGTTTGTGCATTTCAAAACAGAGAAATGAGCAATTGACTCTTACTCTTTACTCTAAACCCCAATTTAAAGATATGAGGAAAATCCACTCGGCAAATTGTTTAGGCGCAAGCAACTCGCTCGCATTGTGGCGCTCATCAGCATGGTTGCCATAAATGTGTCCTTTATGTATATATACTGAAATGACTGCTTTaggccccccaaaaattatttgttattttttatttatttgtttgtttttttacactacAAGCAGGAAGTAGTGGGAAATGTGCACTAAAAGAGGACGGTGGCTaactgttgtgtgtgtttccccTCACATCAGGAGCTCCTGAGTCTGGAGGGTTTGAACTCTGCCCTCGAAAAGGAGATCGAAGCCTTGAAAAAAGACGTCCGTCGCTACACCGCGGCGCTGGAGCGCCACCGGCCCTTTTGCGTCCTCCGAGGTGCCGACGGCGACCTCTGCCCTTCCGGTCTTACCTCATTCGCTCCTCATTCGGCGTCCAGCCGAGACGCCGACGCGGAATTCCCCCATTTGCCTTCCTCGCCCTTCTCCACGCTTCATCCCGAAGACGTCCTCTCAGTCACGTCTGCACTTTTTCCCGCCGAAGGCCCGGGAACGCCTGCCGGTTTCGAGTGCCCTTTCGTATCGGAGCAGGCCGACGGGAGGCCGAAGGAGTTGACGCCGTCGCTCGAGTCCATTCTGGCGCCGCTTCCCGTCGCGCCCGGCACGCCGGACGACGTCTTCGCTCCGAACGCACCCTCGATGAAGCCGTGCCCGGGTGAGCTGTCGCTGTCTGAGCTCCTGGAGGAGAATGACTGGATCCTGAGCGGGGTCAGCAGCCCGACCTCTCCGCAAGGGCACCAAAACGCGGTTGCCGAGGACTCATTTTGCTGTCCCGCTTTGtggaaataacaaatataacagcCCGATGCCGCATGGCAAACTCACGTAATCCCCATTCGTTCGttcatttgcatattttatatatttaataccaATGAGTAACACTCGCGAGCTAATTTGTTTTGGGTGTAATATTTCATTCAGCCTATTAATTTTATTGCCTTTGTAAAGTATTATCGCACGGCAGCTGATGTTGTCAATGCATTAACTAaccaagaataaaaaaaacaatacatttaaagaATTGCATTACATGattacatttaagaaaaaaatgatacactttttttttattttatttttttacatcctgTGTGGGGGTGAAAGATATTACGTGAGGTACACAGTTTTCACGGGGACGTTTTGATTGATGGGTCAACGAGGGGGGCACCACGACATTGCAGATTTTGCTGtgaaacaattttgttttgaaatgagtatatatatcatatatacatatatattatatatgtgtatgtgtgtgtgtgtataaataataaaataaatatgtgtgtgtgtgtgtataaataataaaataagcgTTTCCATTGTCGGAAATACGAAAGAAAAAGACGATTCGTGGTCACAGGGCGGCGCTACATGGAAGGTCAAGTCTTGAATTACTTCCGGTATGCGTGTTGGCGGGAAAATAGATGTTCCATACCCGTCGATTTAAAATTTCGGTCACGGCACACGAGCACGCCGACCGACCTTCACTTTATTTTTGGATTGTGACTAAAGGCATAAATGAacggttaataaaaaaaatatatatatatatatccttttCGGCCATTACGATGTGAAGTGTGGCGCTAATTGGAGACAGGTGTGCCAACAGGGAGccacgaaaaaaaaatccttttcgGCCATTACGATGTGAAGTGTGGCGCTAATTGGAGACAGGTGTGCCAACAGGGAGCCACGAAGGGCACGCAGGTACATTAATGGCCCCCAGCAGCAAAATGGC is part of the Phyllopteryx taeniolatus isolate TA_2022b chromosome 23, UOR_Ptae_1.2, whole genome shotgun sequence genome and encodes:
- the batf2 gene encoding basic leucine zipper transcriptional factor ATF-like 2 isoform X1; translation: MSPHFMDTRNEATSGSERKISAGYMPAGKRRLKNRDAARKSRKKQTERADELHQELLSLEGLNSALEKEIEALKKDVRRYTAALERHRPFCVLRGADGDLCPSGLTSFAPHSASSRDADAEFPHLPSSPFSTLHPEDVLSVTSALFPAEGPGTPAGFECPFVSEQADGRPKELTPSLESILAPLPVAPGTPDDVFAPNAPSMKPCPGELSLSELLEENDWILSGVSSPTSPQGHQNAVAEDSFCCPALWK
- the arl2 gene encoding ADP-ribosylation factor-like protein 2, with the translated sequence MGLLTILKKMKQKEREMRLLILGLDNAGKTTVVKRLNGEDISTIPPTLGFRIITLEHRDYKLNIWDVGGQKSLRSYWRNYFERTDGLVWVVDSADRQRMEDCRQELHKLLLEERLLGATLLVFANKQDLPGALSEEAIQATLALDDIKNHHWCIMGCSAVTGQNLLAGMDWLLDDIAARIFNAD
- the batf2 gene encoding uncharacterized protein batf2 isoform X2; the encoded protein is MSPHFMDTRNEATSGSELLSLEGLNSALEKEIEALKKDVRRYTAALERHRPFCVLRGADGDLCPSGLTSFAPHSASSRDADAEFPHLPSSPFSTLHPEDVLSVTSALFPAEGPGTPAGFECPFVSEQADGRPKELTPSLESILAPLPVAPGTPDDVFAPNAPSMKPCPGELSLSELLEENDWILSGVSSPTSPQGHQNAVAEDSFCCPALWK